A stretch of the bacterium genome encodes the following:
- the ftsY gene encoding signal recognition particle-docking protein FtsY: protein MLGRLKLALAKISGIFDRTRGAELAAIEEILLQADVGTACTKLIMDRISSASQKDKAFKETVSKLINLPPPVVDNIPPRIIMISGVNGSGKTTTLAKLAWLYRQRGSVLLTSADTYRDAASEQLSIWAERAQVEVVRSRRGQDAGAVVFDALAKAKSQSIDAVLIDTAGRLHTRIDLIDELKKIRRVTMKCKPSGPDLNLLTIDATLGQNSIQQARVFKQELGVNGIVLTKFDGTAKGGAIIPICHELGLPILFLGIGEGLEDILEFNAADFVATLFEGT, encoded by the coding sequence ATGCTGGGCCGATTAAAACTGGCTCTCGCCAAAATATCAGGGATCTTCGACCGAACCAGGGGTGCCGAGCTGGCAGCGATCGAGGAGATTCTCCTGCAGGCGGACGTGGGCACTGCATGCACGAAACTGATCATGGACCGGATCAGCTCCGCGTCGCAAAAAGATAAGGCGTTCAAAGAAACCGTATCCAAACTAATAAACCTGCCCCCGCCGGTTGTCGACAACATCCCTCCCCGTATCATCATGATCAGCGGTGTCAATGGATCGGGCAAAACAACGACCCTGGCAAAGCTGGCTTGGTTGTACCGACAGCGCGGCTCCGTGCTTCTCACCAGCGCCGACACCTATCGGGACGCTGCATCGGAACAACTCAGCATCTGGGCAGAGCGGGCTCAGGTCGAGGTCGTCCGGTCCCGGCGCGGCCAGGACGCGGGCGCGGTCGTTTTTGATGCGCTTGCCAAAGCGAAGTCGCAATCCATCGATGCCGTGCTCATTGACACCGCCGGCCGGCTGCATACGCGCATCGATCTCATTGACGAGCTCAAAAAAATCAGGCGCGTGACCATGAAGTGCAAACCGTCTGGTCCCGACCTTAACCTATTGACGATCGACGCCACGCTGGGCCAGAATTCCATCCAACAGGCTCGGGTCTTCAAGCAGGAACTCGGCGTTAACGGCATCGTCCTCACTAAGTTCGACGGTACTGCGAAGGGCGGCGCGATCATCCCGATCTGCCATGAACTCGGCCTGCCAATCCTTTTCCTTGGAATCGGCGAAGGGCTTGAAGATATCCTGGAATTCAACGCTGCCGATTTTGTCGCTACCCTGTTCGAAGGGACTTAA